AATATTTTTATATCATCACCTATTTGTAGTCGATCTATTTTCGTACTTTTTGTTGTTTGATTTAAGAGTAGGCAATCTATTGAAATGGTGCATACTGTGCGCCTTTTGGCAGGCGTATAAGAATACATAACAGGCAGTAGCGATGACTAAGTGCACGCATCGGCTTATGGATGTTCTAGCAAAAAGAAATCAATTATGAGCACAGAACATAAAAAACAATCTTTATCGGCGGTAACCCTGGCTGCAATAGGGGTCGTTTATGGTGATATTGGTACCAGCCCACTCTATACCCTGAGAGAGTGTTTTTCTGGTCATTATGGTTTTGATGTCCGTCCTGATGTGGTATTTGGTTTTTTATCACTGATCTTCTGGATGTTAATTCTGATTGTCTCGGTTAAATATCTGACCTATGTCATGCGCGCGGATAACGCCGGTGAAGGGGGGATTTTAACGTTAATGTCTTTGGCTGGGCGTAATACCTCTTCCAGAGCCACTTCAATTTTGGTTATTCTCGGCTTAATTGGCGGTAGCTTCTTTTATGGCGAGGTGGTTATCACGCCAGCCATATCCGTTATGTCGGCTATCGAAGGGCTGGAAATTGCCGCACCTGCACTTGATCCTTATATTGTCCCCTGCTCGATTGCTGTTTTAACCCTGCTGTTTGTTATTCAAAAACACGGTACCGGTAGCGTGGGTAAATTATTTGCCCCGGTGATGCTGGTTTGGTTCCTGACACTGGCGCTGCTGGGGTTGCGCAGCATTATCGCGAACCCAGAAGTATTGGCTGCACTGAATCCTAAATGGGCAATCAGCTTCTTTACTGAATATAAGTCTGTTTCTTTCTTTGCCCTTGGTGCGGTGGTATTGGCAATTACCGGGGTGGAGGCTTTATATGCGGACATGGGGCACTTTGGTAAATTTCCTATTCGATTGGCGTGGTTTACTGTGGTCTTACCGTCATTGGTGCTGAATTATTTTGGCCAGGGCGCGTTATTATTGAAAAACCCAGAAGCTATCAAAAACCCCTTCTTCCTACTCGCCCCTGACTGGGCATTGATTCCACTGTTAATACTGGCAACGTTGGCGACGGTAATTGCCTCACAGGCTGTCATCTCCGGTGTATTCTCCCTGACCCGGCAAGCCGTCCGTTTAGGCTATTTGCCGCCGATGCGTATTATTCATACCTCGGAAATGGAGTCAGGCCAGATATATATCCCGGTGATTAACTGGACACTGTATCTGGCGGTGGTATTGGTGATTGTCGGCTTCGAACGTTCCAGTAATTTGGCAGCGGCTTATGGTATCGCGGTGACGGGCACGATGGTTATTACCAGTGTTCTGTTCTGCACCGTGGCACTGAAAAACTGGCACTGGAATCGCTTCTTTGTCTACTTCTTGCTGGTGGCATTATTGGTTATTGATGTGCCGATGTTCTCTGCTAACGCATTGAAATTGTTCTCCGGTGGTTGGTTACCACTGTCATTGGGCCTGGTGATGTTTATCATTATGACCACTTGGAAGAGTGAGCGTTTCAGCTTGCTGCGCCGTATGCACGAACACGGTAACTCACTGGAGGCGATGATTGCCTCATTGGAGAAATCGCCTCCGGTACGTGTTCCTGGCACGGCGGTGTATATGTCTCGGGCGATGAATGTCATCCCGTTTGCATTACTGCATAACCTTAAACATAACAAAGTGTTACATGATCGGGTTGTTCTACTGACACTGCGAACTGAAGATGCGCCTTATGTCCATAATGTTAATCGAGTGACTATCGAGCAGCTCTCTCCGACATTCTGGCGGGTTGTGGCGAGTTACGGTTGGCGCGAAACTCCGAATGTGGAAGAGATTTTCCATCGCTGCGGTTTGGAGGGGTTACCTTGCCAGATGATGGAGACCTCATTCTTTATGTCCCACGAGTCACTTATCTTGACCAAACGGCCGTGGTATCTGTTTTTGCGCGGCAAACTGTTTATTGCCCTTAGTCGTAATGCGCTGCGTGCCGCCGATCAGTTTGAAATCCCACCGAATAGGGTGATTGAGCTGGGGACGCAGGTAGAGATTTAACTTAGAAGGCCGTTAGACATAACGGCCTTTTTCACATTCATCATTCCCATTTTTCATTTGTTCGGCGAAACGTTTCGATGGCGATCACAATTTCACCCAATTGGGTTTGCCTTCTGCTGCCATTTTTCTAAACTCAGTATCAGCGAAACGTTTCGCTGTTGGGGTAGAAAATGAAAAAAGGTGCATTACTAAATTCTGATATTTCCGCTGTTATCTCTCGCTTGGGCCATACCGATCAGATTGTGATAGGTGATGCGGGGCTGCCAATACCGGCAACCACCACGCGTATCGATTTGGCACTGACTCAAGGCGTCCCTGGATTCCTTCAGGTTTTTGAGGTGGTAACACAAGAAATGCAGGTTGAGAGTGCTTACCTTGCGCAGGAGATTGTTAAAAATAACCCGCAACTCCATGAAACGTTACTCGCACAACTATCACAACTTGAGCAACACCAGGGAAACCAAATTGCTTTGCACTATATCAGCCATGAGGCTTTTAAAGAGCAGACCAAACAAAGCCGGGCAGTGATTCGTAGCGGGGAATGTTCCCCCTTTGCTAACATTATTCTCTGCTCCGGCGTAACTTTCTGAGGCGTTTATGCAACCTTTGCTGCAACTGAAAGGGATTGATAAAGCCTTTCCCGGCGTCAAAGCACTCTCAGGTGCTGCGCTAAGTGTCTATCCTGGTCGGGTGATGGCACTGGTAGGCGAAAATGGGGCCGGAAAATCGACCATGATGAAAGTGCTGACCGGCATCTACAATAAGGATGCCGGCAGCCAGCATTTTTTGGGTAAAGAAGTGGTGTTTAATGGCCCGAAAGAGTCGCAGGAAGCGGGTATCGGCATTATTCATCAGGAACTTAACCTGATTCCACAGTTAACCATCGTAGAAAATATCTTTTTAGGGCGCGAGTTTGTTAATCATTTTGGCGGCATTGATTGGAAAAAAATGTATGCCGAAGCTGATTTACTGTTGGCGCGCCTTAATATCAGCTACAGCAGCCATCGGCTGGTGGGCGAGCTTTCTATTGGTGATCAGCAAATGGTGGAAATCGCCAAAGTGCTGAGCTTTGAATCCAAAGTCATCATTATGGATGAGCCTACCGATGCCCTGACTGACACCGAAACAGCCTCTTTATTTAATGTCATTAAAGAGCTGAAAGCGGAAGGTCGCGGCATTGTTTATATTTCCCACCGCCTTAAAGAAATCTTTGAGATTTGCGATGACGTCACGGTATTCCGTGATGGGCAGTTTATCGCCGAAAAACCGGTTAATACACTAACTGAAAACGCTCTGATTGAAATGATGGTTGGCCGTAAATTGGAAGAGCAATACCCGCGTCTGAATTTACCGCGCGGCGAAAAACGTTTACAGGTCAAACAGCTATGCGGCCCTGGGGTCGAGAATGTCAATTTTACTCTCTACAGTGGCGAGATCTTGGGAGTGGCTGGCCTGATGGGCGCTGGCCGCACTGAGCTGATGAAAATCATCTATGGTGCGCTGCCGCGTAAATCGGGCTTTGTGATGTTGGATGGCCGTGAAGTCGTGACTCATTCACCGCAGGACGGTTTAGCCAATGGCATTGTTTATATTTCTGAAGACCGTAAACGGGATGGTTTAGTACTCGGAATGTCAGTTAAAGAGAATATGTCTTTGACTGCATTGCGTTATTTCAGCCGTTCAGGCGGTTCGCTCAAACATGCTGATGAACAGCAGGCGGTAGCGGATTTCATTCGTCTATTTAATATCAAAACGCCTTCCATGGAACAGCCGATTGGTTTGCTGTCCGGTGGGAATCAGCAAAAAGTGGCTATCGCCCGCGGTCTAATGACTCGGCCGAAAGTTTTGATCCTTGATGAACCGACTCGCGGTGTCGACGTCGGGGCCAAAAAAGAGATCTACCAGTTAATCAATCAATTCAAACAAGAAGGGCTGAGCATCATATTGGTCTCCTCGGAAATGCCGGAAGTGTTGGGCATGAGTGACCGCATCATTGTGATGCATGAAGGTCAGCTAAGCGGCGAGTTCTCTATTGAACAGGCTACCCAGGAAGTGTTGATGGCTGCTGCCGTCGGCAAGCGCGATTTATTGGAAAAATAATTTATTTAGACTCTCAATAATTCGAGTTGCAGGAAGCCAACGCACATGCAGCTTGCAATATGATGAGTAGAGCAGGAGTCATCAGATATGAGTTCCCAGACTATCAATACAAAGCGCTGGTTCAGTAAAGAATGGTTATTAGAACAAAAATCACTGATTGCGCTGCTGGTGCTGATTGCTGTGGTTTCGTCACTAAGCCCGAACTTCTTTACCCTGAATAACATGTTTAACATTCTCCAGCAGACTTCCGTCAACGCCATTATGGCCGTCGGGATGACACTGGTTATCCTAACTTCAGGGATTGACCTGTCAGTGGGGTCATTACTGGCGCTGACTGGCGCTGTTGCGGCCTCCATTGTCGGGTTGGAAGTTAATGCGCTGGTTGCCGTGGGTGCCGCGCTGGCGCTGGGGGCGTTTGTCGGCGGTATCACTGGGGTGATTGTGGCTAAAGGCAAAGTGCAGGCCTTTATTGCTACCCTGGTCATGATGCTGTTACTGCGTGGTGTCACCATGGTTTACACCAATGGTAGCCCGATAAACACCGGTTTTACTGATGTGGCAGATACCTTTGGCTGGTTCGGTATTGGTCGCCCATTGGGGATCCCAACGCCTATCTGGCTGATGGCAATTGTTTTTATTGCGGCATGGTACATGCTGCATCACACGCGTCTGGGTCGTTATATTTATGCGCTGGGGGGGCAATGAGTCCGCAACACGCCTCTCTGGTATCAGCGTTGATAAAGTTAAAATTATTGTTTATTCACTCTGTGGGTTGTTAGCGGCATTGGCAGGGATTATCGAAGTTGCCCGCTTATCATCAGCACAACCTACTGCCGGTACCGGTTATGAACTGGATGCAATCGCAGCCGTAGTTCTGGGGGGTACCAGTCTTGCTGGGGGTAAAGGGCGGATCGTTGGCACCCTGATCGGCGCATTAATCCTCGGATTTTTAAATAACGGTTTGAATTTATTGGGTGTCTCCTCTTACTACCAAATGATCGTCAAAGCAGTGGTTATCCTGCTGGCGGTATTGGTAGACAATAAAAGCAGCAAATAACCTCTCTCCCTACAGGAATTGCGACCATGAAAATGAAGAAACTGGCTACTTTGATCTCTGTTGTTGCATTGAGCGCTACCGTCAGTGCTAACGCGCTGGCAAAAGACACCATTGCGTTGGTTGTTTCCACGCTGAATAACCCGTTCTTTGTTTCAATGAAAGACGGCGCACAAAAAGAAGCGGATAAACTGGGCTACAACCTGGTGATTTTGGATTCCCAAAACAACCCAGCTAAAGAATTAGCCAACGTGCAGGATTTAACTGTGCGTGGCACTAAATTGCTATTGATCAACCCAACTGATTCCGATGCCGTGGGCAACGCGGTTAAAATGGCCAATCAGGCCAACATTCCGGTCATTACTCTCGACCGTCTGGCTAATGCAGGCACGGTGGTGAGCCACGTAGCCTCTGACAACCGTTTCGGTGGCAAAATGGCCGGTGATTACATTGCTAAGAAAGTCGGTAGTGATGCCAAAGTCATTCAGTTGGAAGGGATTGCTGGTGCGTCTGCTGCTCGTGAGCGCGGCGAAGGCTTCAAACAATCAATGGAAAAAAACAAATTTCAGTTGTTGGCTAGTCAACCAGCAGATTTTGATCGGACTAAAGGTTTGAACGTTATGCAGAACTTGCTGACAGCTCATCCAGATGTTCAAGCTGTGTTTGCTCAGAATGACGAAATGGCACTGGGTGCTTTACGCGCCTTGCAGACTGCGGGCAAAACTGATGTGTTAGTGGTTGGTTTTGATGGTACTGACGATGGTATTAAAGCTGTCGAAAGTGGCAAAATGGGCGCAACTATTGCTCAACGCCCAGACCAGATTGGTGTCATTGGTGTACAAACTGCGGATAAGGTATTGAAAGGCGAGAAAGTCCAGGCCGTTATCCCAGTAGATCTGAAGTTAGTGACTAAATAATATCCTCATTCAATCAGTAGTTGTCATTCAATAAACCCAAGGTAATTGGAGTTGCAGGTAGGCAGCAAGTGAATGAATCACGATGAGCTGATTCAAATCAGTGATTCGGGTGAGTGAACGTAGCTAACACCCCTGCAACTTCAATGACAAAGGAATAAATACGATGGAAACAGGTAAACTGGTGGTCTTGGGCAGCATCAATGCCGACCATATTCTGAATATTGAGCAGTTTCCGCGTCCAGGTGAAACGGTGATCGGGAAGCAGTATAAAGTTGCTTTCGGTGGCAAAGGTGCTAATCAGGCCGTTGCTGCTGGCCGTAGTGGGGCGAATATCGCGTTTATTGCCTGTGTGGGTGAAGATGATATTGGTGACCGGGTACGTCTGCAATTAGCCAGTGACAATATTGATACCGCACCTATTGAGGCGGTAGCAGGCACCACCACAGGGGTAGCGCTGATTTTTGTTAATGGTGAAGGCGAGAACGTCATTGGTATTCATGCTGGGGCAAACTCGGCTGTAACACCGGAGTATCTTGGCCGTTATCAACAGCAAGTTATTGATGCCGATGCATTATTGATGCAACTGGAATCTCCACTTGAGACGGTTATCGCCGCCGCTAAATTGGCAAAACAGCATCAAACTCAGGTTATCCTGAATCCGGCCCCTGCACGCGAACTACCAGATGAGCTGTTATCGCTGGTGGATATGATTACTCCAAATGAAACAGAAGCTGAGCGCTTAACGGGCATTCATATTGAGCAGGATGATGACGCAGCGAAAGCCGCGCAAATTTTGCATGATAAAGGTATCGCCACTGTGATTATTACGTTGGGCAGCCGTGGAGTGTGGCTTAGCGAGCAAGGTCAGGGCAAATTAGTCGCTGGCTTTAAAGTTAATGCAGTAGATACCATTGCCGCCGGTGATACATTCAATGGCGCATTATTGACTGCATTACTGGAAGGGCAGGCAATGGGTTCAGCCGTCCGTTTTGCTCATGCTGCGGCTGCGATTGCAGTGACTCGCCCTGGCGCACAACCTTCCATTCCTTGGCGGGCCGAGATCGATAGTTTCTTACAAGATCGGGTATAACTTTGGCCACCATGAAAGATGTCGCTCGCTTAGCGGGCGTATCAACCTCTACTGTCTCACATGTTATTAATAAAAATCGTTTTGTTAGCGATCCTATTCGCGACAAAGTGCTGGCTGCCATCAAGCAACTTAACTATGCCCCATCTGCGTTAGCGCGTAGTTTAAAACTCAATGAAACCCGGACTATCGGCATGTTAGTCACTGCCAGTAGCAACCCGTTTTACGCTGAAGTGGTTCGTGGTGTGGAGCGTAGTTGCTATGAGCGCGGCTACAGTTTGATTTTGTGTAATACCGAGGGTGATATCGATCGCATGAGTCGTAGTATTGAAACTCTAATGCAAAAGCGCGTCGATGGTTTGCTACTGATGTGTACCGAAAGTCATCGCCCGTCGCAGGATATTCTGCGCTGCTACCCTTCTCTACCGATCATTATGATGGATTGGGCACCCTTTGAAGGAGTGAATGATGTCATTCAGGATAACTCTTTATTAGGTGGGGAAATGGCAACTTCGTACCTGATTGCCAGAGGATATACTCGTATCGCCTGTATTGCAGGCCCACAAGATAAAACACCGGCTAAAGAACGTTTGCAAGGATTCCGCCAAGCAATGGATCGCGCGGGTCTACCGGTGCTCCCTGATTATGAAGTGGCCAGTGATTTTGAATTTGGGGGCGGCTTGGTTGCCATGAAGCAGCTACTGGCATTGCCGCAACCCCCTGAAGCGGTCTTTACCAGTAATGATGCGATGGCGGTTGGGGTTTATCAGGCCTTACATCAGGCTGGGTTATCGATTCCGCAGGACATGGCGGTCATTGGTTATGATGATATCGAAATTGCACAATATATGACGCCACCGTTGACGACCATTCATCAGCCCAAAGATTCCCTCGGTGAGTTGGCTATTGATACTCTTATTCATCGGCTAAATAGCCCGGAAGCGGAACCACAAGTTCTGATTCTCACTCCCGAGCTAATCGAGCGCGGATCGGTCGCTACTCGTTAAACTTCACTCTCTGCGGGCTGCGTAACCTTTTTCACATTACGGCCCTGAATCAAGTTATCGCCATCTCTAGGTTTGAGTAATAAGAACACCATCGATGACAGCAATGTCACGGCACCCATCGTAATAAAGGTGTAGTGGAAGTGGTCAATATTATTTCCAAACGACAACCCATCGTAAAACCGCAAAACTACGGCACTGATGGCAACGCCAAAGCTAATCGCCAGTTGCTGGGTCACTGCTAAAACACTGTTACCTGAGCTGGCATTGTTATCGGTTAAATCAGCCAGAGTAATGGTGTTCATTGCCGTAAATTGTGTCGACATCGCCATACCCAATATAAACAGTGGCAATATCATCAACCAAGGTGACATGCCCGGCGATTGAAAAGCAAACAAGGCAATCAGTACACCGATAATAGCCGTAATGCCCACCAACACCGTGCGGTAACCCAGTGAACGTAAAACTTGAGTTACCGCTGATTTTGCCATCATCGAACCAATGGCGGTGGGGGCCATCATACAACCGGCAATAATAGCGGAATAACCAAACCCGACTTGCAACATGAGTGGCATCAGGAAAGGAACGCAGCCAGTGCCTAAACGTGAAGCTACATTACCCGCAATGCCGACGGAAAAGGTTCGGGTTTTAAACAGCGGCAAACCAATTAGCGGATTAGGATGGCCTTTGGCGTGGAATATATAGAAGAGCAGCATTAATAAACCGCCCAACAGCACAGCGGCTGGCAAGTAGCTGGCAATATCTGGGCGACCCATTATTTCCAGGCTCACGGATATCATAACCAAGCTGCTACCGAATAACAGAAAACCGATAATATCAAAGGCGCGTTTCGGCATAGTGAAGTCGGGCATATATTTACGGGCATAAAAGATACCCAGTAAGCCGATGGGAATATTAAGGATAAAAATCCAGTGCCATGTGGCGTAGGTGACCA
The sequence above is drawn from the Yersinia enterocolitica subsp. enterocolitica genome and encodes:
- the kup gene encoding low affinity potassium transporter Kup — its product is MSTEHKKQSLSAVTLAAIGVVYGDIGTSPLYTLRECFSGHYGFDVRPDVVFGFLSLIFWMLILIVSVKYLTYVMRADNAGEGGILTLMSLAGRNTSSRATSILVILGLIGGSFFYGEVVITPAISVMSAIEGLEIAAPALDPYIVPCSIAVLTLLFVIQKHGTGSVGKLFAPVMLVWFLTLALLGLRSIIANPEVLAALNPKWAISFFTEYKSVSFFALGAVVLAITGVEALYADMGHFGKFPIRLAWFTVVLPSLVLNYFGQGALLLKNPEAIKNPFFLLAPDWALIPLLILATLATVIASQAVISGVFSLTRQAVRLGYLPPMRIIHTSEMESGQIYIPVINWTLYLAVVLVIVGFERSSNLAAAYGIAVTGTMVITSVLFCTVALKNWHWNRFFVYFLLVALLVIDVPMFSANALKLFSGGWLPLSLGLVMFIIMTTWKSERFSLLRRMHEHGNSLEAMIASLEKSPPVRVPGTAVYMSRAMNVIPFALLHNLKHNKVLHDRVVLLTLRTEDAPYVHNVNRVTIEQLSPTFWRVVASYGWRETPNVEEIFHRCGLEGLPCQMMETSFFMSHESLILTKRPWYLFLRGKLFIALSRNALRAADQFEIPPNRVIELGTQVEI
- the rbsD gene encoding D-ribose pyranase translates to MKKGALLNSDISAVISRLGHTDQIVIGDAGLPIPATTTRIDLALTQGVPGFLQVFEVVTQEMQVESAYLAQEIVKNNPQLHETLLAQLSQLEQHQGNQIALHYISHEAFKEQTKQSRAVIRSGECSPFANIILCSGVTF
- the rbsA gene encoding ribose ABC transporter ATP-binding protein RbsA — translated: MQPLLQLKGIDKAFPGVKALSGAALSVYPGRVMALVGENGAGKSTMMKVLTGIYNKDAGSQHFLGKEVVFNGPKESQEAGIGIIHQELNLIPQLTIVENIFLGREFVNHFGGIDWKKMYAEADLLLARLNISYSSHRLVGELSIGDQQMVEIAKVLSFESKVIIMDEPTDALTDTETASLFNVIKELKAEGRGIVYISHRLKEIFEICDDVTVFRDGQFIAEKPVNTLTENALIEMMVGRKLEEQYPRLNLPRGEKRLQVKQLCGPGVENVNFTLYSGEILGVAGLMGAGRTELMKIIYGALPRKSGFVMLDGREVVTHSPQDGLANGIVYISEDRKRDGLVLGMSVKENMSLTALRYFSRSGGSLKHADEQQAVADFIRLFNIKTPSMEQPIGLLSGGNQQKVAIARGLMTRPKVLILDEPTRGVDVGAKKEIYQLINQFKQEGLSIILVSSEMPEVLGMSDRIIVMHEGQLSGEFSIEQATQEVLMAAAVGKRDLLEK
- the rbsB gene encoding ribose ABC transporter substrate-binding protein RbsB — its product is MKMKKLATLISVVALSATVSANALAKDTIALVVSTLNNPFFVSMKDGAQKEADKLGYNLVILDSQNNPAKELANVQDLTVRGTKLLLINPTDSDAVGNAVKMANQANIPVITLDRLANAGTVVSHVASDNRFGGKMAGDYIAKKVGSDAKVIQLEGIAGASAARERGEGFKQSMEKNKFQLLASQPADFDRTKGLNVMQNLLTAHPDVQAVFAQNDEMALGALRALQTAGKTDVLVVGFDGTDDGIKAVESGKMGATIAQRPDQIGVIGVQTADKVLKGEKVQAVIPVDLKLVTK
- the rbsK gene encoding ribokinase; translated protein: METGKLVVLGSINADHILNIEQFPRPGETVIGKQYKVAFGGKGANQAVAAGRSGANIAFIACVGEDDIGDRVRLQLASDNIDTAPIEAVAGTTTGVALIFVNGEGENVIGIHAGANSAVTPEYLGRYQQQVIDADALLMQLESPLETVIAAAKLAKQHQTQVILNPAPARELPDELLSLVDMITPNETEAERLTGIHIEQDDDAAKAAQILHDKGIATVIITLGSRGVWLSEQGQGKLVAGFKVNAVDTIAAGDTFNGALLTALLEGQAMGSAVRFAHAAAAIAVTRPGAQPSIPWRAEIDSFLQDRV
- the rbsR gene encoding ribose operon transcriptional repressor RbsR, producing the protein MATMKDVARLAGVSTSTVSHVINKNRFVSDPIRDKVLAAIKQLNYAPSALARSLKLNETRTIGMLVTASSNPFYAEVVRGVERSCYERGYSLILCNTEGDIDRMSRSIETLMQKRVDGLLLMCTESHRPSQDILRCYPSLPIIMMDWAPFEGVNDVIQDNSLLGGEMATSYLIARGYTRIACIAGPQDKTPAKERLQGFRQAMDRAGLPVLPDYEVASDFEFGGGLVAMKQLLALPQPPEAVFTSNDAMAVGVYQALHQAGLSIPQDMAVIGYDDIEIAQYMTPPLTTIHQPKDSLGELAIDTLIHRLNSPEAEPQVLILTPELIERGSVATR
- the mdtD gene encoding multidrug transporter subunit MdtD; this encodes MIKSARSMAGLPWIAAMAFFMQALDATILNTALPSIAESLNRSPLTMQSAIISYTLTVAMLIPVSGWLADRFGTRRIFILAVSLFTLGSLLCALSGSLPFLVASRVIQGVGGAMMMPVARLALIRAYPRSELLPVLNFVTIPGLIGPVMGPLLGGLLVTYATWHWIFILNIPIGLLGIFYARKYMPDFTMPKRAFDIIGFLLFGSSLVMISVSLEIMGRPDIASYLPAAVLLGGLLMLLFYIFHAKGHPNPLIGLPLFKTRTFSVGIAGNVASRLGTGCVPFLMPLMLQVGFGYSAIIAGCMMAPTAIGSMMAKSAVTQVLRSLGYRTVLVGITAIIGVLIALFAFQSPGMSPWLMILPLFILGMAMSTQFTAMNTITLADLTDNNASSGNSVLAVTQQLAISFGVAISAVVLRFYDGLSFGNNIDHFHYTFITMGAVTLLSSMVFLLLKPRDGDNLIQGRNVKKVTQPAESEV